The following proteins come from a genomic window of Rissa tridactyla isolate bRisTri1 chromosome 13, bRisTri1.patW.cur.20221130, whole genome shotgun sequence:
- the ALKBH2 gene encoding DNA oxidative demethylase ALKBH2 isoform X1 — MDRYVVKRPPGEAGGGGKRPRPAEPAPGQPPWQEIRAEGLSCDYRLLFGKAEADEIFQRLEEEVEYFEGEMTKLHVFGKWHHIPRKQVTYGDPELTYTYSGVTFSPKPWIPVLNHIRDRIALDTGHTFNFVLINRYKDGGDHIGEHRDDERELVPRSPIASVSFGACRDFVFRHCDSRGKNATRHIKPIKLQLAHGSLLMMKYPTNVYWYHSLPIRKRVLAPRINLTFRKVMAIAKK; from the exons ATGGACAGATACGTGGTTAAACGCCcccccggtgaggcggggggcggcgggaagaGGCCGCGGCCAGCGGAgcccgccccggggcagcccccctGGCAGGAGATCCGCGCCGAGGGCCTCAGCTGCGACTACCGCCTCCTCTTCGGCAAGGCCGAGGCTGACGAGATCTTTcagcggctggaggaggaggtggaataCTTCGAAG GTGAAATGACGAAATTGCATGTGTTTGGCAAATGGCATCACATTCCAAGGAAGCAGGTAACCTATGGAGATCCTGAGTTAACATACACTTATTCAGGCGTTACCTTTTCTCCTAAGCCGTGGATACCAGTTCTCAACCATATCAGAGACCGCATCGCTTTGGACACAGGacatacttttaattttgttctcattAACAG ATATAAAGATGGTGGGGACCACATAGGTGAACATCGAGATGATGAGAGGGAACTGGTTCCACGCAGTCCTATTGCCTCTGTGTCCTTTGGAGCTTGCAGGGACTTTGTTTTCAGGCACTGTGATTCCAGAGGGAAAAACGCAACGCGCCACATCAAGCCCATCAAACTGCAGCTGGCCCACGGCAGCCTGCTGATGATGAAGTACCCCACCAACGTGTATTGGTACCACAGCCTGCCCATCCGCAAGAGAGTACTTGCCCCAAGAATCAACCTCACTTTTCGGAAAGTGATGGCTATAGCCAAGAAGTGA
- the ALKBH2 gene encoding DNA oxidative demethylase ALKBH2 isoform X2: MDRYVVKRPPGEAGGGGKRPRPAEPAPGQPPWQEIRAEGLSCDYRLLFGKAEADEIFQRLEEEVEYFEGEMTKLHVFGKWHHIPRKQI, translated from the exons ATGGACAGATACGTGGTTAAACGCCcccccggtgaggcggggggcggcgggaagaGGCCGCGGCCAGCGGAgcccgccccggggcagcccccctGGCAGGAGATCCGCGCCGAGGGCCTCAGCTGCGACTACCGCCTCCTCTTCGGCAAGGCCGAGGCTGACGAGATCTTTcagcggctggaggaggaggtggaataCTTCGAAG GTGAAATGACGAAATTGCATGTGTTTGGCAAATGGCATCACATTCCAAGGAAGCAG ATATAA